The Deinococcus malanensis DNA window TCCTAACCTGCCCCATCAGACAAATACGCAGGAATGCGTGCTAGACGATAAAAAACGATCTGGGCCCAGAACCGCTCAGAATAGGCTTACGCTCCGTGTTCCCGAGTGTAAGTCCCCTGCAAGATTCGCGTTCAGTTTTGGCACTAATCAGGCTTAGTTTAAAATTCGTGGAATCTGACAGGCCTGACACACGTTCTCTTCTTCAGGTAGCTGGGGGTGATCTTTCATGGAAGGGTGGCCTGTTCCGGTTGGACGATTCCAGGCGAAGCGCGGAAACCAGGGTCGCTCATGTTTAGTTTTGACTGTCTGCCTTCCCAACGGCCTCAAGACTTTCCATGAGACAATCCGGATCTCAGCTGCGCCGCTTCCTGAGCGCCTTTATGGGCGTATTGTTCCGCCCACCGGGCAGCTGCTTCCACATCGTAGGCCACCCGCCGGAAGGCGACGTTCCAGGACCCGTCTCCACCTTCGAGCAGCACCCAGCGCGCCAGGGGGCTGCCATCCTTCTGCCGACTGACCGCACCCGCATTGACGATAGTAACGGAGCCGATCTGCCGGACGTGCTCCTGATGGGAGTGACCGACGAGCACCACCCGCGCGCTGCCGATCCCGCCCAGGCGCTGGCGCACCAGGTCGTCACCTGCCCATGCTTTCCCATCGAGCAGCAGGTATGTCCAGGCACTGTCCGGCGTACCATGGGCAGCGATCACCTCGCCGTTTGCCAGGATGACGCTGGTCGGCAGTCCAGCGACGTACGCCCCGGTGCCTTCCGGGAGAACCCCGTGCAACCAGGAAAGCATCTCGCGTTTTTCGGTCTTTTCGGTCAGCTCCTGGCCCAGGCGTTCATCGGTATTGCCGCGCACTTCCAGCACACCATATTTCGCCTTGAGTTCCTGCTGGACCTGCCACGCTCCCGCAGGGTCCGCCCCACCGAACAGCTGGTCCCCGAGGTTCACCCAGGCGTCCGGCTGGTGACGTTCTATATCCTGTATCACCGCGTCCAGCGCGAAGCGGTTGCCGTGCACATCTCCGAACACCGCGATTTTCATGACTG harbors:
- a CDS encoding metallophosphoesterase family protein, with the protein product MKIAVFGDVHGNRFALDAVIQDIERHQPDAWVNLGDQLFGGADPAGAWQVQQELKAKYGVLEVRGNTDERLGQELTEKTEKREMLSWLHGVLPEGTGAYVAGLPTSVILANGEVIAAHGTPDSAWTYLLLDGKAWAGDDLVRQRLGGIGSARVVLVGHSHQEHVRQIGSVTIVNAGAVSRQKDGSPLARWVLLEGGDGSWNVAFRRVAYDVEAAARWAEQYAHKGAQEAAQLRSGLSHGKS